The sequence CCGGTCGGCATCGTCACCGGTCTCGTCGGCGGGCCGTACTTCCTCTATCTCATGCGGAAGAAACAGCAACTGGGTGAAATCTGATGGTAGACACGAACGTCTCGACGGAGTCGTCGTCGAACGCGGCGGAATCGTCGAACGCGGCGGAGTCGTCGAGTTCGACGGCGTCGAACCGAACGAACGGAGAGACGCCCGACGAGGAGATGCGGACGGAGGCCGTCGAAGCGACGGAACTCGTCGGCGAGGACCTCGCAATCGGCTACCCGACGACGCCGGAACCGGTCGTCGAGTGCGACTCCGTCGTCGTCCCCGCGGGCGAGGTGACCGCGCTTGTCGGTCCGAACGGGTCCGGTAAGAGCACGCTGCTTCGCTCGCTGTCGAACCAGCTCGAACCGGAACGCGGCAGCGTCCTCCTGGATGGACACGAACTCCAGACGTTCGGGACGAAGGAGCTCGCCAAGCGGCTCGGGCTGCTCTCGCAGGAGAACGAAGCGCCCGGCAGTCTCACCGTCGAGGAGCTGGTCTACCACGGCCGCTATCCGCACCGCGGGTTCTTCGAGACGGTCGACGAGAAGGACGAGGCGGCCGTCGACGAGGCGATCTCGCTGGCGGGCGTCGAGCACATCCGCGACTCGCAGGTCGGAAACCTCAGCGGCGGGCAGAAGCAGTTGGCGTGGATTGCGATGGTGCTGGCGCAGGACACCGACGTGTTGCTGTTGGACGAACCGACGACGTATCTCGACTTGCACCACCAGTTGCGCGTGATGGAGGTCGTCCGGACGCTCAATCGCGAGCGCGACGTCACCGTCGCCGTCGTCCTCCACGACATCGGCCAGGCGGCGCGCTTCGCGGACAACCTCGTCGCCATGCGCGACGGCGAACTGTACGACTGGGGCCCGCCGAGGAAAGTCGTCACCGAGGAACTGCTGCGCGACGTGTTCCGCGTCGAAGCCACCGTCGACGCCGACCACCCGACCGGACCGCACATCTCGCCGCACCGCGCGATGGACGAGTGACTGACCGGTGAGACCTCCGGTAACTGACCGTCGAGGCACCCTTATTCCGGTCGATAGCTGACAGTTCCTACCCTGCCGAAACGTCCACTGTACTCCGCTCTGTCGAAGATTTTAGGCTCGCCTAAAATTCGAAGCGCTTACTATGGATTAGGCGAGCCTAAAAAACATGCAAGATGAGGAGACAGCCTTCGAGCGTAGACAGTTTCTCACGGGGACCGCGGCCATCGCCGCGAGCATCGGAGTCGCCGGCTGTGTCGGCGGTGGAGGCGACGGAGACGGCGGAGACGGCGGAGACGGCGAGAACGACGCGAGCGCCGGAGACGGGTCGACAGCCGACGGAACCGAGCAGACGGGTCAGGAGTCGACCGACAGCGAGACGGGCGAGGGCGGGTACTCGGTCAGCATCTCGCCGATGGGCGAGGTGTCGTTCGACGCCGTCCCCGAGAACGCGATGGCGTACAGCCCGCAGTACGTGGACATGGCCGTGGCTTTCGGTCGCGGCGAAACTGTGAACTCCATCGGCTTCCCGGAGTCGTTCTACACGGGTTACTACGACCAACTCGACGGCGTCGAGTTCGACCCCGAGAGTCGGTCGAAACTGTGGAACGACGGCGTCGACAAGGAGATCTTCTACGAACTCGACTCCGACGTCCACTTCATCGACCCGACGTGGATTCTGAACGTCGGCAGCTTCGGCCTCGACGAGGCCGACATCGAGGAGATAGAGACGAACGTCGGGCCGTTCTTCGCCAACCGGTACAGCCGCGCCCACAGCGACCCCGGCGTCGACGACTACGAGTACTACACACTCTGGGAGCTGTCGGGCAAAGTCGCCGAACTGTACCGGGAGACCGAGCGGTGGGAGGCGCTTCGGGAGGTCCGAGACGAACTCGTCTCGGAACTGGAGTCGAACCTCCCGCCGGAGTCGGACCGACCGACCGTCGGCCTCGTCATCTACGACGCGGACGCGCAGACGTTCTCGCCGTACAAGATAGCGAACGACGGCTTCGGCGTCTCGCACTACCGCCCCCTCGGCGTCCGGGACGTGTTCGCCGAGAGTGACCGGACGTACGAGGCCGACTACGACGCGAGCTACGACCTCGAAGCGATGCTCGAAGTCGACCCCGACGTGCTGATACACAACTTCGACGTGGGCGGGAGCGACCGGTACGAGGCGATGGTCGACCTGAAGGACGACCCCGTCGGCGGCGAACTCACCGCGATGCAGAACGACCGCGTTTACACGGGCGGGTCGCCGCTGCAGGGACCGCTCTACAACATCTTCCAGTTGGAGATGGCGGCCAAGCAGATCTACCCCGAACGGTTCGGCGAGTGGCCCGGCTACGACGCCGACGGGAGGTACGCGATTCCGGAGGACGAGCGGCTGTTCGACCGCGAACGCGTCGCGAGCGTCGTGACGGAGGGTGCGTGATGGGAGACGTGACGGTGCGCGGCGACACGCGACGGCACCAGCCGAGGCCGGTCTCCTCGTCGCCGACGAGTTCCGACGACGACAACGAACCGAAATCGACGACGCTTCACCGGAGTCCGAACTACGAACCGATATGAGCGACACGTCCCAGACTGAAGCCCCAGTATCGAACGACGCGGCTGACCACGACCGCCACGACGTGCTCGTCGTCGGCGGCGGCGTCGCCGGACTGAGCGCGGCGACGTTCACCGCGCGTGCCGGACTCGACACCGTCGTCGTCGACGACGGCAACTCCATCGTCAAGCGAAACGCGCATCTGGAGAACGTCCCCGGCTTCCCGGCGGGCGTCAACTCCCGACTGTTCTGCGAGATGCAGCGCGAACAGGCCCGACGTAGCGGCAGTGCGTTCGTCGACGGACGCGTGACCGACCTCCGGCGCGTCGACGGCGGGGGTTTCCGCGCGGGAGTCGACGGCGACGTGGACACCGACTCCGGACTCTACGCGACGTACGTCGTCGCCGCCTCGTGGAGCGACACCAGCTACCTCGACGGCCTCGGAGTCGACCTCCGGGTCGCTGGAAGCAAGACGTACATCGGCGACGACGGCCTCGGCCGGACGAGCGTCGAGGGACTGTACGCCGCCGGACGGCTGACCGAGCGTTACCACCAGGCGGTCGTCGCCGCGGGTCACGGCGCGCAGACCGCGATTACGCTCGTTCACGACTCGGAGACGCCGTTCTACAACGACTGGGTCACGCCGGAGGGCTACTTCACCGACCGCGGTCGGGAGGTTCCGCCGGGCTGCGAGGAGATCGACGAGGCCGAACGCCGTCGCCGCGAAGCCGAGTCGCTGGAGACGATGCAGGCGTTTTTCGCCGAGTCGCATCCGGAACCGCAGCGCACTCACCCGAGTCTCGTCGACGACGAGTGAAGTTGTCGGATATCTCGGAAGAGTTCAAGAGAGTCGGGTAGTCCGAGTGAGCCGAGAAATCTGAGTGGGCCGAGTAGCCCGAGTGAACCGAGCAATCTGAGTGGGTCGGGTAGTCCGAGTGAACCGAGTAGTCCGTGCTGGGTCGACGTCGAACTCGCCGACGTCGGAGCTATCGAAGAGATTCGGCGAAGCCGACGAGATGCCACCCTCCCACACCTGTTTTCAAATGTTCGGCGGGTCGAGAGAGGGGGTCGGTTCGGCGACAGTCGAGCGCGAGTCAGGGGGTAGTATATAAATTACGCCGTTCGGCCGACGGACCACACCGGTTTTCAAATGTTCGGGGTCGGTTACGTCTGTCGATTAGGTGAGAAAACACTACACTACACTACACTAGTTTAGAAAGATATAATCATAGGAATGGCCTTTCGAGGCAATCACCCGTGTTAACACTGGCCACGGTACCTCGTGACGGAGTCTAAATCCGTATGAGAACGACCGCTGGTCGTCGATGGTCGGCTGATTCCGCCTCGCGCCCCCACCCCCACCCTCTCGAACCCGGAGCATTTGCAAACTGGTGTGAGAGAGGGTCCGTTCGGGTCGCTCGCTTCTCGCCGATTCTCGGGTCTACGAGGCGGCGCCGAACATTTGAAAACCGCTCTCTCTCCGAGTGACGGTGTCTCCGGCGACGGGCCGGGTAGACGGCCAAGCCGTCGGACACGAGTAGCACTTGAAACACGTGAAGCATTTGCAAAGCACTAAGTAGCGGCACACGGCAGGCACGAACAATGGCTCCCGACTCTATTTTCGAAGACGAGGCCGAGGTGTTTCGCGACATCGAGGTGCTCGAAGAGGACTACACCCCCGACACCATCCTCTGCCGCGACGAGGTGATGACGGAGTACATCAACGTCCTCAAACCCATCTACAAGGGCCGTCCACCGCAGAACGCCTTCCTCTACGGCGACACCGGCGTCGGCAAGACCGCCGTGACGAACCACCTCACGACGCAGTTAGAAGCCGACATCCGCCAGAAGAACGAGGACATCGAGCGACAGCACGAACGGAACGACCAGCGAGCGGACGACGACGGGAACGCGCAACCGTCCGTCGAGACCGACGCCGCAGACAGCGCAGACGCCGCCGCCCCCGTCGACCTCACCATCGTCAAGGTGAACTGCCAGAACCTCACCTCCACCGGCGAGCGAACCTCCTCCTACCAGGTCGCCATCGCGCTGGTCAACGAACTCCGCCCGCCGAAGGATATGATCGCCTCCACGGGCTACGCCCCGCAAGCGGTGTACTCGATGCTGTACGAGGAGATGGACGCCCTCGGCGGCACGGTGCTGGTCATCCTCGACGAGGTCGACCGCATCGGCGCCGACGACACCATCCTCTACGAACTCCCGCGCGCGCGAGCGAACGAGAAGGTCGAAAACGCCCGCATCGGTCTCATCGGCATCTCCAACGACTACACGTTCCGGTCGAACCTCTCGCCGAAGGTCAAGGACACGCTCTGCGAGACCGAGATCAAGTTCCCCGCCTACAACGCGATGCAACTGCGCGAGATTCTGCGCGACCGCGCCTCCCGCGCGCTGTACGACGAGACGTACGGCGACGACGTCATCGCGCTCTGTGCGGCGCTCGCCACCCGCGAATCCTCGGGGAGCGCGCGAAAAGCGATCAACCTCCTCCGAAGGGCGGGCGAAATCGCCGAGAACGACGGTCGAACGACCATCGTCGAGGGCGACGTCCACGAGGCGAAAGACGACCTGGAGTACGGCGACATGGTCGACTCCATCACCGACCAGGACGCGCACAAACGCTACGTGCTCGCCGCCGTCGCCCACCTCTCGAAGGCCGACGCGACGCCCGCCCGCGTGAAGGAGGTTCACCGCGCGTACCGCGCCGTCGCCGAGAGTTACGCCGCCGACCCGCTGAGCCAGCGCGGCATGTACAACCACCTGACGAAACTGGCGATGCTCGGCTTTCTCACCTCCCACGACAACAACGAGGGGATCAAAGGCGGCCAGTACTACGAGTTCGAGTTCTCCGACGAGGTCGACCGCTCGAAGGTTCGCGAGGCGTTCGAGTCGATGGGCCACGCCTGGCAAGATATTCGAGTTCAAGGGGATTAGGCCCCGAGTCGCCGAATCATTTGCAAATCGGTGTCTCTCGCCCACCGAAAGACGTTTATCTGGTCCCGAAATCGGACGCCTCGACCTCGCTGGGGCGGGTTTCAGTTCGGAGCATTTGCAAACCGGTGTGGTCGAAGCGTCGAATCCGCGAACCGCACGGTACTATTTACCGTCGCTCCCCACTTCCCACCAGATGCTTCAGGGAGTCAACGTCGCGCTGGGGGTGTCGGGCAGTATCGCTGCGGTCAAAGTAGTCGAACTGGCCCACGAGCTCCGGCGGCAGGGGGCGAACGTTCGCGCCGTCGTGACCGACAGCGCCCGCGGTATCGTCCACCCGTGGGCCGTGGAGTTCGCCACCGACAACCCGGTGGTCACGGAGATTACGGGCCGCGTCGAGCACGTCGAACTCTGCGGACGCGACGGCTGGGCGGACGTGCTCCTGCTCGCGCCCGCGACGGCCAACACGGTCGGCAAAATCGCCGCCGCCGTCGACGACACGCCCGTGACGACCTGCGCGACCACCGCCCTCGGAGCGGGGATGCCCGTCGTCGTCGCGCCCGCGATGCACGAACCGATGTACGACCACCCGGGCGTGCTCGACGCCATCGACCGCGTCGAGTCGTGGGGCGTCTCCTTCGTCGACCCGCGAATCGAGGAGGGCAAAGCGAAAATCGCCACCGAGGAGGCCATCGTGACGGACGTCGCCCGAGCGACGACCGAGCGGACGCTCTCGGGGAAGCGCGTCGTCGTCACCAGCGGCGCGACGAGCGAACGAATCGACCCGATTCGCGTGCTGACCAACCGCGCGTCGGGACGAACCGGCCGTGAAGTCGCCCGCGCCTGCTACGTCCGTGGAGCCGACGTGACGCTCGTCCACGACGGGCCCGACGTTCCCTACGCCTCGGTCGAACGCGTCGAGAGCGCCGCCGAGATGCTCGCCGCGGTCGAAGCCGCCTGTGCCGGCGACGAGGCTGACGACGTCGCACCCGCCGACGCCCTCGTCTCCGCGGCCGCCATCTCCGACTTCACCGTCGACGCCGCCGACGAGAAGATCCGATCCGGGGAGTCGCGGACGCTCGACCTGCGGCCGACGCCGAAACTCGTCGACGCGGTCCGGGACGCCCGCCCCGACCTCCCTATCGTCGGGTTCAAGGCCGAGACGGCGGGCGACGACGAGTCGATGGTCGCCGAGGCGAAACGGATTCTCGACCGGGCGTCGCTGTCGTTCGTCGTCGCCAACGACGCGAGCGTGATGGGCGAGGACGCGACGCGGGCGCTGTTCGTCCGCGAGTCGGGTCTGACCGGCGAGTACGAGGGCGACAAGGCGGGACTCGGCGGGCGGGTCGCCGACGAACTCGCCGCGGAACTCGGAGCGTGACCCGTTCCTCACCCGACGACGTTCCGACCGACGCCGTCGGTCGACAGCGACGACAGACGGCACTTCGCCTCGCCGAACTGCGCGCGTAACAACTCCCGAAAGCGAGACAGAGATAAGAATAGTTTTGCGTCAACAGCTACTCGCTTCATACGATTAGCTAGCATGACGGGTCGAACACGCATGAGCGACTGTTGGCCTGCCGGCCGTCGCCGAACGGAGTTGAGAGACCGTGGCGGGTGAGGCGACCGACGCGAGGAAGTCGACGGAATCCACGGCGCGCGGGACCGGCGCGCGCGTACTCGTTCCAGTCGGCGAGTCGCCGACGCTGCGCAACACCGTCGCGTACGCCGTGCGGACCGCCCGCGAACGCGCCGCCGACGCCGACAGTTCCGCGGCGGTTCACTTCGTCTACCCGGCGTTGTGGCGGGCGGTCGAACCGACGCGCGCCGGCAAGTTCGAACGAGCGCAAGAACTACTCGACCGCGTCGAGGTGTGGGCTCACGAAGACCTCGGCGACGACGAGGCCGACGCGGCGGAACCGACCGTCGAGATAGAGACGGCCGTCGTCGGTGCCGACGAGTACCTGTTCAGTCCGGCCGACTTCGCTCGTGTCATCGTCTCGTACGCGAGAGAACACGACCTCGGCCGGGTCGTCGTCGACCCGGAGTACCAACCGGGCGGCAACGCACCGATGCTCCGACCGCTGGAGTACGAACTGACGAAGTCCGAGTTGAGCGTCGAGGAGGCGCCGGTCGAACGGCCGACCCGCCGGGGGGTGCTCGTCGGGCGAGAGAGCCTGACGCAGTATCTGCTCGTCTTCGGCGCGTCGTACCTCTTCTATCTCACCCTCGGCGGGTTCAGCGGCACGTTCGACCTCGTCACCGGTGCGATAAGCGCCGCCGTCGTCACGGTCGTGCTCGGGAAAATCGCGCTGAAAGGGAAACCGGACCTCCGCACGCTGC is a genomic window of Haloprofundus halophilus containing:
- a CDS encoding monovalent cation/H+ antiporter subunit E, producing MAGEATDARKSTESTARGTGARVLVPVGESPTLRNTVAYAVRTARERAADADSSAAVHFVYPALWRAVEPTRAGKFERAQELLDRVEVWAHEDLGDDEADAAEPTVEIETAVVGADEYLFSPADFARVIVSYAREHDLGRVVVDPEYQPGGNAPMLRPLEYELTKSELSVEEAPVERPTRRGVLVGRESLTQYLLVFGASYLFYLTLGGFSGTFDLVTGAISAAVVTVVLGKIALKGKPDLRTLPAELGRLLLYTPYLLWEIAKANVALAYVILHPRLPIDPKMVKFEAAVWNDLPATTLANSITLTPGTLTVEVSHREFYIHSLTQSARDDLFDGALERAVRFVFYGRAAAQIPSPKERGAAQEDLGETPNDSLTTDGGTNR
- the coaBC gene encoding bifunctional phosphopantothenoylcysteine decarboxylase/phosphopantothenate--cysteine ligase CoaBC, yielding MLQGVNVALGVSGSIAAVKVVELAHELRRQGANVRAVVTDSARGIVHPWAVEFATDNPVVTEITGRVEHVELCGRDGWADVLLLAPATANTVGKIAAAVDDTPVTTCATTALGAGMPVVVAPAMHEPMYDHPGVLDAIDRVESWGVSFVDPRIEEGKAKIATEEAIVTDVARATTERTLSGKRVVVTSGATSERIDPIRVLTNRASGRTGREVARACYVRGADVTLVHDGPDVPYASVERVESAAEMLAAVEAACAGDEADDVAPADALVSAAAISDFTVDAADEKIRSGESRTLDLRPTPKLVDAVRDARPDLPIVGFKAETAGDDESMVAEAKRILDRASLSFVVANDASVMGEDATRALFVRESGLTGEYEGDKAGLGGRVADELAAELGA
- a CDS encoding FAD-dependent oxidoreductase, with translation MSDTSQTEAPVSNDAADHDRHDVLVVGGGVAGLSAATFTARAGLDTVVVDDGNSIVKRNAHLENVPGFPAGVNSRLFCEMQREQARRSGSAFVDGRVTDLRRVDGGGFRAGVDGDVDTDSGLYATYVVAASWSDTSYLDGLGVDLRVAGSKTYIGDDGLGRTSVEGLYAAGRLTERYHQAVVAAGHGAQTAITLVHDSETPFYNDWVTPEGYFTDRGREVPPGCEEIDEAERRRREAESLETMQAFFAESHPEPQRTHPSLVDDE
- a CDS encoding ABC transporter ATP-binding protein; the protein is MRTEAVEATELVGEDLAIGYPTTPEPVVECDSVVVPAGEVTALVGPNGSGKSTLLRSLSNQLEPERGSVLLDGHELQTFGTKELAKRLGLLSQENEAPGSLTVEELVYHGRYPHRGFFETVDEKDEAAVDEAISLAGVEHIRDSQVGNLSGGQKQLAWIAMVLAQDTDVLLLDEPTTYLDLHHQLRVMEVVRTLNRERDVTVAVVLHDIGQAARFADNLVAMRDGELYDWGPPRKVVTEELLRDVFRVEATVDADHPTGPHISPHRAMDE
- a CDS encoding twin-arginine translocation signal domain-containing protein; its protein translation is MQDEETAFERRQFLTGTAAIAASIGVAGCVGGGGDGDGGDGGDGENDASAGDGSTADGTEQTGQESTDSETGEGGYSVSISPMGEVSFDAVPENAMAYSPQYVDMAVAFGRGETVNSIGFPESFYTGYYDQLDGVEFDPESRSKLWNDGVDKEIFYELDSDVHFIDPTWILNVGSFGLDEADIEEIETNVGPFFANRYSRAHSDPGVDDYEYYTLWELSGKVAELYRETERWEALREVRDELVSELESNLPPESDRPTVGLVIYDADAQTFSPYKIANDGFGVSHYRPLGVRDVFAESDRTYEADYDASYDLEAMLEVDPDVLIHNFDVGGSDRYEAMVDLKDDPVGGELTAMQNDRVYTGGSPLQGPLYNIFQLEMAAKQIYPERFGEWPGYDADGRYAIPEDERLFDRERVASVVTEGA
- a CDS encoding Cdc6/Cdc18 family protein, with product MAPDSIFEDEAEVFRDIEVLEEDYTPDTILCRDEVMTEYINVLKPIYKGRPPQNAFLYGDTGVGKTAVTNHLTTQLEADIRQKNEDIERQHERNDQRADDDGNAQPSVETDAADSADAAAPVDLTIVKVNCQNLTSTGERTSSYQVAIALVNELRPPKDMIASTGYAPQAVYSMLYEEMDALGGTVLVILDEVDRIGADDTILYELPRARANEKVENARIGLIGISNDYTFRSNLSPKVKDTLCETEIKFPAYNAMQLREILRDRASRALYDETYGDDVIALCAALATRESSGSARKAINLLRRAGEIAENDGRTTIVEGDVHEAKDDLEYGDMVDSITDQDAHKRYVLAAVAHLSKADATPARVKEVHRAYRAVAESYAADPLSQRGMYNHLTKLAMLGFLTSHDNNEGIKGGQYYEFEFSDEVDRSKVREAFESMGHAWQDIRVQGD